From a region of the Ammospiza nelsoni isolate bAmmNel1 chromosome 26, bAmmNel1.pri, whole genome shotgun sequence genome:
- the SP6 gene encoding transcription factor Sp6 yields the protein MLTAVCGSLGSQPSDAPRASPTHLDLQPLQPFQQHGPAAPGAPDFASPLPPPELPLPGPEDAAFAAAAAAYEPHGPPRLELPPEGPAAPAAYAKLLPAAPDMAHPYEPWFRPPHPGAPGEEGGGVNWWELHAGAGWMELPPGQGAGLAVPAPPGLPAALGGYGGAEHQLCAPPAHLLPPPAQHLLPGEAAKALEGPPEPRGAEGEAGARPKGARRAVPRGGGQAACRCPNCQEAERGGPCPEGAKRKHLHNCHIPGCGKAYAKTSHLKAHLRWHSGDRPFVCNWLFCGKRFTRSDELQRHLQTHTGAKKFSCPVCGRVFMRSDHLGKHMKTHDGGKDGPEPEGKGAGDAAAAKGGKREPEGGPAATTN from the coding sequence ATGCTGACGGCGGTCTGCGGCTCCCTGGGATCGCAGCCCTCGGACGCGCCCCGCGCCTCCCCGACGCACCTGGACCTGCAGCCGCTGCAGCCCTTCCAGCAgcacggccccgccgccccgggcgCCCCCGACTTCGCctcgccgctgccgccgcccgaGCTGCCGCTGCCGGGGCCCGAGGACGCCGCGttcgccgccgccgccgccgcctaCGAGCCCCATGGCCCGCCGAGGTTAGAGCTGCCCCCCGAgggccccgccgcgcccgcaGCCTACGCCAAGCTGCTGCCGGCCGCCCCGGACATGGCGCACCCCTACGAGCCCTGGTTTCGGCCCCCGCACCCCGGAGCGCCCGGCGAGGAGGGCGGCGGCGTCAACTGGTGGGAGCTGCACGCCGGGGCCGGCTGGATGGAGCTGCCGCCGGGGCAGGGCGCGGGGCTGGCCGTGCCCGCGCCGCCCGGGCTGCCCGCGGCGCTCGGCGGCTACGGCGGGGCCGAGCACCAGCTGTGCGCGCCCCCCGCGCACCTGCTGCCCCCGCCCGCGCAGCACCTGCTGCCCGGCGAGGCCGCCAAGGCGCTCGAGGGGCCCCCGGAGCCGCGCGGCGCCGAGGGCGAGGCCGGGGCGCGGCCCAAGGGGGCCCGGCGGGCCGTGCCCCGGGGCGGGGGGCAGGCGGCGTGCCGCTGCCCCAACTGCCAGGAGGCCGAGAGGGGCGGCCCGTGCCCCGAGGGCGCCAAGCGCAAGCACCTGCACAACTGCCACATCCCGGGCTGCGGCAAGGCCTACGCCAAGACCTCGCACCTGAAGGCGCACCTGCGCTGGCACAGCGGCGACCGGCCCTTCGTGTGCAACTGGCTCTTCTGCGGCAAGCGCTTCACCCGCTCCGACGAGCTGCAGCGGCACCTCCAGACCCACACGGGCGCCAAGAAATTCTCCTGCCCCGTCTGCGGCCGCGTCTTCATGCGCAGCGACCACCTGGGCAAGCACATGAAGACGCACGACGGCGGCAAGGACGGGCCCGAGCCCGAGGGCAAAGGCGCCGGGGACGCGGCGGCCGCCAAGGGAGGCAAGAGGGAGCCCGAGGGGGGCCCGGCCGCCACCACAAACTGA
- the LOC132084008 gene encoding collagen alpha-1(I) chain-like: MGPPAPPEAHAGIPGSPQCWRPLSRVGTPFCPASVTRAATRWPFHRRETEAAAAEASRESRPGLGTGGAAPSPARPVPRPAAGPPGRRCPQHREPRRGERGRRRGGLGDAAALGAMPGGRGDAVASGPFPPSRGGAPGGVSGGERRRSGGGAGGGLQPGQPPQDSGAPEGSRRHRGAAGRGSRWGLERGDGTRGSVGSGDPQGPERSGQLRARHRAGAPGVRTALAAAAGARRLRPHGRGRCFPRGAEGPARLRRHRAPTGPGEQEWPGPSPAAGFPSAPPPSSTPGPKKATTASLPPPAALAASSATPGDPRAPLVSPPPPGTPSPVGDAQVAALSCCHPPGPPDVSPIEGPVCRVPPEAAAGTNPARRRVTTPRPLEPLNHRRVVSPFPALRPPGGPAAPGDPGGHGGGVPEPPVPREKAAAEPGRAGSAAIAAGAWEPRRARGARPGPARGGSSELRPGPGESSAGFHHPGTERPAAAAAANANETRLPARPCLQPVPACPPLPGASPGAGPGAAGPRRLGRPVPRARPGGARGAQTGPGGAAGSRPRLGGAQTGPGADAGAALERPSPGGTGTARVARPAASPCRDLYRDYRDGTGLPCPQRVPAGGVSSAGAVGTGAPGRGWGSERP, encoded by the exons ATGGGACCCCCGGCGCCCCCCGAAGCCCACGCTGGGATTCCGGGCTCCCCACAGTGCTGGAGACCCCTCAGCCGCGTGGGGACCCCGTTCTGCCCCGCCAGCGTCACCCGGGCAG CGACGCGCTGGCCATTTCACcgcagggaaactgaggcagcgGCGGCTGAAGCGTCCCGTGAGTCACGGCCCGGGCTGGGCACGGGCGGCGCGGCCCCGTCTCCAGCTCGGCCGGTGCCTCgccccgcggcggggccgcccgggCGCCGCTGCCCCCAGCACCGGGAGCCCCGACGGGGCGAacgggggcggcggcggggcgggctcGGGGATGCCGCGGCTTTGGGGGCGATGCCCGGGGGCCGGGGGGACGCTGTGGCATCGGGACCGTTCCCCCCGAGCCGCGGCGGAGCCCCCGGGGGGGTTTCGGGAGGGGAACGGCGCCGCtccggcggcggcgcgggcggggggctccagcctgggcagcccccGCAGGACTCGGGAGCGCCGGAGGGGTCTCGGAGGCACCGGGGAGCCGCGGGGCGGGGGTCGCGCTGGGGCTTGGAGCGAGGGGACGGAACGCGGGGCTCGGTGGGCAGCGGGGACCCGCAGGGACCGGAGCGCTCAGGGCAGCTCCGTGCCCGGCACCGTGCGGGGGCACCGGGGGTACGTACGGCTCtagcggcggcggcgggggcccGGCGGCTCCGTCCTCATGGGCGCGGGCGCTGCTTCCCGAGGGGCGCCGAGGGACCCGCGCGGCTCCGCAGGCACCGGGCACCCACTGGGCCGGGCGAGCAGGAATGGCCGGGTCCCAGCCCGGCCGCCGGCTTTCCCTCCGCCCCCCCGCCCAGCTCCACCCCCGGCCCG aagaaagcaacaaccgcctccctccctcctcccgcGGCCCTGGCCGCCTCCTCCGCCACCCCCGGGGACCCCCGGGCGCCCCTCGTGTCCCCACCCCCTCCAGGCACCCCCTCCCCTGTTGGGGACGCACAGGTGGCcgccctgtcctgctgccaccccccgggacccccggaCGTGTCCCCCATCGAGGG ccctgtctgcCGTGTCCCCCCCGAGGCTGCGGCAGGGACAAACCCCGCGCGCCGCCGGGTGACAACACCGCGCCCGCTGGAGCCACTTAATCACCGGCGCGTCGTGTCCCCATTTCCAGCGCTGCGCCCGCCCggcggccccgcagcccccggggaCCCCGGTGGGCACGGGGGGGGTGTCCcggagcccccagtgccacgGGAAAAGGCGGCggcggagccgggccgggcgggcagcgccgcgATCGCGGCCGGCGCGTGGGAGCCCCGGAGAGCCCGGggagcgcggcccggcccggcccggggagGGAGCAGCGAGCTCCGCCCTGGCCCCGGGGAAAGCTCGGCCGGTTTTCATCATCCCGGCACGGAGcggcccgccgccgccgccgccgccaatGCCAACGAAACGCGGCTGCCCG cCCGTCCCTGTCTCCAGCCCGTCCCCGCGTGTCCCCCCTTGCCCGGTGCCTCTCCCGGTGCCGGGCCCGGTgccgcggggccgcgccgtCTGGGCCGCCCGGTGCCtcgggcccggcccgggggtGCCCGCGGGGCGCAGACGGGCCCGGGCGGAGCTGCCGGGTCCCGCCCGCGGCTCGGGGGGGCCCAGACGGGCCCGGGGGCGGACGCGGGGGCGGCGCTGGAGCGGCCGAGCCCGGGGGGCACCGGGACTGCGCGGGTGGCGC GGCCGGCTGCCAGCCCGTGCAGAGATCTCTATCGCGATTATCGCGACGGGACGGGGTTGCCCTGCCCGCAGCGCGTGCCCGCGGGCGGCGTTTCCTCAGCGGGCGCTGTCGGGACTGGAGCGCCGGGACGGGGCTGGGGCTCGGAGCGGCCCTGA
- the SP2 gene encoding transcription factor Sp2 encodes MAATAAVSPSEYLQPASANAQDSQPSPLALLAATCSKIGPPAVEAAAAPPAPPQPAPRKLVPIKPAPLPPGAAKGGIGILSSKGSLFQIQGSQLGASYPGGQLVFAIQNAAVLGKASRSSSSSSSSSSSSIQYQAVPQLQPSGAQTIQVQPNQIQIIPGTSQAILTPSSSSSSSSSSSHKPVPIKPAPAQKAAAAGGVVKLPAGANVTLSLPPALVGPEAGGQPQLLTDSPSKGGKKPRKKAPSPGQPAAVAVAEQVETVLIETTAENIIQAGSNLLIVQSPGAGQPAVLQQLQVVQPKQEPQVVQIPQQALRVVQAASATLPTVPQKPSQNFQIQAAEPTPTQVYFKTPSGELQSVLLQEASSIPVPPGGSCGSPGPGTGPGSARRPAPRKERPLPKIAPAGGILSLSAAQLAAAAQAMQTININGVQVQGVPVTITSSAGQQQLTVQNVSGNNVTISGLSPTQIQLQMEQALSGDMQPGEKRRRMACTCPNCKDGDKRPGDGGKKKHICHIPECGRTFRKTSLLRAHVRLHTGERPFVCNWVFCGKRFTRSDELQRHARTHTGDKRFECAQCQKRFMRSDHLTKHYKTHLVTKNL; translated from the exons AtggctgccactgctgctgtcagcccCAGCGAGTACCTGCAGCCCGCCAGCGCCAACgcccag gaCTCGCAGCCCTCCCCGCTGGCGCTGCTGGCAGCCACATGCAGCAAGATCGGTCCCCCCGCCGTGGAGGCGGCCGCGGCACCGCCGGCGCCCCCGCAGCCCGCGCCCCGCAAGCTGGTGCCCATCAAAcccgccccgctgcccccgggcGCTGCCAAGGGCGGCATCGGCATCCTGTCCTCCAAGGGCAGCCTCTTCCAGATCCAGGGCTCCCAGCTGGGCGCCTCCTACCCCGGCGGGCAGCTGGTGTTCGCCATCCAGAACGCGGCCGTGCTGGGCAAAGCCTCgcgctcctcctcctcctcctcctcctcctcctcctccagcatccAGTACCAGGCggtgccacagctgcagcccagcgGCGCCCAGACCATCCAGGTGCAGCCTAACCAGATCCAGATCATCCCGGGCACCAGCCAGGCCATCCTCacgccctcctcctcctcctcctcctcctcctcctcctcgcacAAGCCCGTGCCCATCAAGCCGGCCCCGGCGCAGAAGGCGGCGGCAGCGGGCGGCGTGGTCAAACTGCCCGCGGGTGCCAACgtcaccctgagcctgcccccgGCCCTGGTGGGCCCCGAGGCGGgcgggcagccccagctgctcacGGACAGCCCCTCCAAAGGCGGCAAAAAGCCGCGGAAAAAGGCGCCGTCCCCGGGGCAGCCCGCGGCCGTGGCCGTGGCCGAGCAGGTGGAGACGGTGCTGATCGAGACCACGGCCGAGAACATCATCCAGGCGGGCAGCAACCTGCTGATCGTGCAGAGCCCGGGCGCGGGGCAGCCCGccgtgctgcagcagctgcaggtggtgCAGCCCAAGCAGGAGCCGCAGGTGGTGCAGATCCCGCAGCAGGCGCTGCGCGTGGTGCAGGCGGCCTCGGCCACGCTGCCCACCGTGCCCCAGAAACCCTCCCAGAACTTCCAGATCCAGGCGGCCGAGCCCACCCCCACACAG gtTTACTTCAAGACCCCCTCTGGGGAGCTGCAGtcggtgctgctgcaggaggcctCGTCCATCCCGGTGCCGCCGGGCGGTTCGtgcggcagccccggccccggtaccggccccggcagcgcccGCAGGCCGGCCCCGCGCAAGGAGCGGCCGCTGCCCAAGATCGCCCCGGCCGGGGGCATCCTGAGCCTGAGCGcggcacagctggcagcagctgcacaggccATGCAGACCATCAACATCAACGGCGTGCAGGTGCAGGGCGTGCCCGTCACCATCACCAGCAGCGCAG gccagcagcagctgacgGTGCAGAACGTGTCCGGCAACAACGTGACCATCAGCGGGCTGAGCCCCACGCAGATCCAGCTGCAGATGGAGCAGGCGCTGTCCGGGGACATGCAGCCcggagagaagaggaggaggatggccTGCACCTGCCCCAACTGCAAGGACGGCGACAAGCG GCCGGGCGATGGCGGTAAGAAGAAGCACATCTGCCACATCCCCGAGTGCGGGCGCACGTTCCGCAAGACGTCGCTGCTGCGGGCGCACGTGCGGCTGCACACGGGCGAGCGGCCCTTCGTGTGCAACTGGGTGTTCTGCGGCAAGCGCTTCACGCGCTCCGACGAGCTGCAGCGGCACGCGCGCACCCACACAG GTGACAAACGCTTCGAGTGCGCGCAGTGCCAGAAACGCTTCATGCGCTCCGACCACCTGACCAAGCACTACAAGACGCACCTGGTCACCAAGAACCTGTAG